The genomic interval TGACCTTCCAGCCACAGCCTGGGCCATCCACCTTCAACAGGACATTCCCTGGCTGCAGTGGTGGTCTGATTTCTCGGACCGCTCCCTCTTTCAAGGAGGACCACTTGGTGCCCAGGATGCAACATACATTACGGTTGTTCTGGCGCTGATCGTTTACTGGTGTGCCTTTTTCCCCGCTTGGGCCGCAAAAGCCACGCGTGTCCGGTTGATTGCCGGATATTATCTCTCGTGCATGCTCCTTTTCTTGGTGACCAATCGCGGTATGAAAGCTCTTTTTCAAAGGGCACGGCCGTTGGACGTTCTTCGGGGTGAGCAAACCTTTTCTTCAATTTGGCTTATCGGTTCATACGAACTTTCTGAAGCAGCCAGCAAAGGCAGCTTCACCTCCGGACATACCACCACGGCCATGTTTCTTGTGCCTTTGGGTATCTTTATATGGTACTCGTCACACCGCCTGGTCGCATGGTTTGTCCTCTTTCTTGCCTTGGGATGGGGCGGGCTCGTGGGGTTTGGCAGGGTATTGAGAGGTTCGCACTATCCTGGTGATGTGCTTTGGGCGATAATTATCTGTCTTTGGATCAGTATCATGGTTGCCTCACTTTTTTTCACTTTGGAAAAACGTACCAAAGCGTCCGCCGTTCCACGAGTCTGGGAGCTTTGCCTGGGTATTGGGATCGCTCTTGGCATGTGCGCCCTCTTTGCCTTTCAGATCAGCATTGTCCAGCTTGTTTATCAGCCGACCTGGTACTGGCCGCTGGTCGCGATCCTTGGCGCATTTTCAGCCTGGTTTTCTTTTGTTCGCGTCGCACAATTCATCCGACAATGAATGCGCCCCGGAGCAAAGATCGGTTCTTTTTTCACCCACTTTCCATCAGTATAGCTTCCCACCCATCTTCATACATCCTGGAATGTTGCAATTGCTTTACCGCACCCTTGGTGTGAAAAACTCACCTGAATAATTCAGTGTTCTTTTTTTCACATCCTTGACACAATGGCGTGCAATAGCTAGCGTAAACATATCTACTCAAATTGATTGTTTTTTTTCATTAATACTTTTCCAGGTTCTGCGGTATTTCTTTGTAAAAGGCGACAAGGTGGTGTTCCATGGTTTTCAGCTGGTTTCATCTGGCCCTCATTATTTTCCTCTTGGCTGGTGCTCTGTTTGCCGCCGGTCCGCTGCTCATTTCCCGACTGATCGCCCCCCGCTTCAAGGGTGGAGATATCGGGCTACCCTATGAATGCGGTATCCGGCCACAGGGGAGCGCCTGGTCTCGATTTGGAGTGAATTACTACTTTTATGCCCTGATATTTCTCGCATTTGAGGTGGATATCCTTTATCTGTTTCCGGTGGCCACCTATTATCCGCACTCCGAGGGATTCCTGCCGCTGATCAAGCTCTTCATCTTTCTGTTTATTCTGGGTGTCTCCATCATTTATTTCTGGCGCAAAGGAGTATTCTCATGGCCGAGGCGGATTTCTCTTTAAAGCCGGCCGATCTGGGTCAGGACCAAGCGCCGATCCGGATCGACCCGCTGGAAAAAATTTTTGATGTCTGCCGCTCCATGTCCCTTTGGCCGATGACCTTCGGCCTGGCTTGTTGCGCCATTGAGATGATGGCCGTGGGCATGGCCCGGTTTGACCTTGCCCGTTACGGAGCGGAGGTGTTTCGGCCCTCGCCGAGGCAGTCCGACCTGATGATCGTCGCCGGTACGGTAACCAAAAAAATGGCCCCGGCCGTAGTCCGATTGTATGAACAGATGCCCGGACCGAAGTGGGTCATGGCTCTGGGGAACTGCTCCATCTCCGGCGGGCCCTTCAACTACAAAGGCCAATATAATGTCGTCGAGGGAGTCGATCGCATTATCCCCGTGGATGTCTACGTACCGGGTTGTCCACCCCGCCCTGAGGCCCTGCTGGAAGGGCTGTTCATGATTCAGGAAAAAATCACCGGGAAACGCTGGTGGCCAGTGGCCAAGCCAGTGGGTGCGGCCGAAGTCAAGCGAGGTGCCCAATGATTCCCGAGATGCTGCGCGACCTTCCGGCTTTGCGTTTGGAGGCGTGCTCACCTGAAGTGTCCGGCCTGACGCTTGCCGCTTACCTTGGGCCGGAACAATTGCGTCCGGCGGTCACCAAGCTTCTTGAACAGGCCTATTTTCTGGAAGATGTTTCCGTGGTGGAAGTTTCCGAGGGCTTCCTTGGCGTATACCACTTCGATCATTTCGACTCGCCGGGCCGAATCGCTCTTCGGGTAATCATCGCAAAGGATGCGCCGGAGGTTCCGACGATTTCCGACATCTACCATGGGGCCTCATGGCATGAGCGGGAATGTCGGGATTTTTTCGGCGTTGTCTACCTGGGGCACGAGAACATGACGCCCCTGCTCCTGGCCGCTGAGGATGCGGAATTTCATCCACTGCGTAAGAGCGCCAAGGCGCTCAAGGGCTTGGCGGACCTTATTCCCGAGAACGATGGAGGGCCGCAAGCCACTGATGCCGTGGTTTTTCAGCCGAAACCTGATAATGACCCAGCCTCTGACGCACCTCCTGACGCACCTCCTGAAGCACCTTCGGATGCGCCAGAGGTATCGGATTCGGCTGAAAGTCGCCACGCCGAAGACACTTCCTCAGCCTGAGGTTTGCATTGCTCTCCTCTTTGAGATTGCTCCGAATCAGATTCAGCGCTTACCAACCCAAAGGCTTGCCATGACCAGTTCCGTATCTCCAGGACGACTTTATCTCGGCGGAGATTTCTACACCAACCACTTCGAAAAAGGCAGTTCACCGGACACCATGATCCTGAACATGGGGCCGCAGCACCCGGCCACCCATGGCGTTTTGCGGATCATTTTCGAACTGGAAGGGGAATACATTCTGCGCACCGAGCCGGTGCTGGGGTATCTGCACCGGATGCACGAAAAAATGGGTGAGGAGCAGACGTACTACCAGTATATGCCGAATATGGGGCGGGTAGACTATCTGCATGCCCTGGCCTGGAACTGGGCTTGGGCTGGTGCCGTGGAAAAACTGGGTGGGATTGAGGTTCCTCGCCGGGCCGAATTCATTCGGGTGATCACCTGCGAGCTGAACCGGATCAGCTCTCACCTGCTTTGGTGGGGGGCGTTCCTTCTGGACCTGGGCGCCTTCACCCCGATCATGTACGGGTTTGATGATCGGGAACGGATTCTGGATATTTTGCAGCGCCCCACAGGCTCTCGGCTGACATACAGCTATTATCGCTTGGGCGGGGTTGCCGCGGATCTGGACGACACCGCCCTGGACATGATCCGGGAATTCGTGCCGCATCTTCGTTCTCGTCTGCCCATGTACCGCGATCTGGTCACGGACAACATGATTTTGCGCCATCGCCTGGAGGGCGTTGGGCACATCTCCGTGGACATGTGCCGACGCTATGGAGCAACCGGTCCCACGTTGCGCGGCTCCGGCGTTGCCTATGACGTGCGCAGAGCAGAACCCTACTCCGTCTATCCCGAGCTGGATTTCAGCATCCCCACGAATCACGAGTGCGACGGGATGGCCCGCTACAACGTGCGCATGGCTGAAATCGAGCAGAGTCTGAACATTATTGAGCAAGCCTTGGATATGCTTCCCACCGGGGAGTTCTGGGCTAAAAACGCTCCCAAACCCAAGTGGAAGGCACCCAAAGGCGAAGTTGTCTTCGCGGTTGAGGGCGCGCGCGGCAAAATCGGCGTACATCTGGTCAGCGACGGCAGCGCCAAACCCTACCGGGTCAAATTGCGCGCACCGGGTTTTTCCAATCTGAGTCTCCTCGCCGAAGTGGCCAGAGGCACCTTGTTGGCCGATGCCGTGGCCATTCTGGGCAGCCTTGACCTGGTCATTCCGGAAATCGACAGGTGATCCCCATGAATCCTCCCTTCGGCATCCCCCCGGAACTGTTTACCATCCTCCTGGCCTTGGGCCTTTTGGCCGGGTTCGTGGGCCTCAACGGTCTGGTTTTGGTCTACCTGGAACGGAAAGTCGCCGGACATATCCAGCGTCGCCCCGGCCCTTTTGAGGTTGGTCCCCACGGCATACTCCAGCCCCTTGCCGACGCCCTGAAGCTGGTGGGCAAGCAACTGATTACGCCCCGAGGGGCCGACAAATGGCTGTTCTGGACCGCGCCGATTATTTCCTTTGCCCCGGTCTTTGTTCTGTTCCTGCCCATTCCCTTTGGTCCGGTGCTTACGGCCATGGAAATGGATCTGGGGTTGCTGCTGATCCTGGCCTTTGCCGGGATCAACGTCCTGGCCCTGTGTCTGGCCGGATGGAGTTCCGAGAACAAATGGTCGCTGCTGGGGGCGGCTCGGGCCGTGGCTCAGTCCGTGGCCTATGAAATTCCATTGCTGTTGGCCGTTCTGGCTATTGCGTTCCAGTTCGGCTCGTTGAATCTGTCGACTATTGTCTCCGGTCAGGGTGCCTGGCCCTGGCAGTGGAACATCATGGTCCAGCCGGTGGCCTTTTTTATCTACTTTGTCTGCGCACTGGCCGAGACCAATCGGGCCCCCTTCGACCTGCCGGAAGCGGAAAGCGAGCTGACTGCGGGATTCCATACCGAGTACTCGGGGATGGGGTTCGGCATCTTCTTTCTTGCCGAGTACGCAAACATGATCGTGGTCTGCGCAGTTGCCACGGCCTTGTTTCTGGGTGGCTGGAACGGTCCGGCCGCGCCGGGCGTCTGGTGGTTCTTGGCCAAGGTCTATCTGCTGCTGCTGGTGATGATGTGGTTCCGTTGGACCTATCCCCGGGTGCGCTTTGACCAGCTTTTGAACCTCAGCTGGAAGTGGCTGCTGCCCCTGGCCCTGATTAACCTGCTCGTGACCCTTGTCCTGGTGAAAATCTGATGGTGAGACAATGACCATGATCCGAGAATTCGGAAAGGCACTGCAAGGACTGTGGAGCCTGGCGATCGGCCTGGGCGTTACCTTTCGGGCTTTTGTCCGCCCCCAGGTAACGGTGCATTATCCGCGTGCCACCGTGGATGACGCCAACCTGCGGACCTTCCACGGCCATGTTGAACTTATCGGCAAGGATGATGCTCCGGAGGTTCCACGGTGCATTTCCTGCGGCATGTGCGCCATGAATTGCCCCAGTGCCTGCTTGGCCGTGGTGAAGCAGAAGGCTCCCAAGCCGACCCCGGAGCAGAAGAAGGCCATGGAAGAGGCCGAGGCTCGGGGAGAGAAGGTCAAGAAGCCCACTGCTCCCAAGGACCCGGCAGGGTTCACGTATGACTTTTCCTTGTGCAGTCTGTGCGGAACGTGCGTGGAAAGCTGTCCCGTGGACTCGCTGCGGTTTTCCACGGAGCTTTACCAGGCTGGCTTTGATCGCAGCGATTTTCATTTTGACCTGCTTGCCAGATTGCGCGGGCAGGCTGAGAGCCGACCCGGGGAGGCGTCCACCCCGGCCCAAGGGGGGCAGTGATGGAAACTCTCGCCTATGTGGCGTTTGGCGTCTACACGACGATTATTTTGTTCGGCGGCCTTTTGGCGGTATTCAGCCGGAACCTGGTTCGGGCCCTGGTGGGCCTGGTGCTGACACTTTTCGGCGTGGCCGGTTGCTACCTGCTCATGGCTGCTCCGTTCATGGCCCTGATGCAGATCCTCATTTACGTGGCCGCGGTGAGCATCATGATTTTTTTCGCGATAATGCTCACGAAGCCGCCAGTGGGTGCCGAGGAACAGCCGGGCCGCCCCTGGTGGGTCGTGGTCGGCTGCATTGTCGCGGCCCTGGCTCCGACCATGCTCATCGCCCGGGTGTTGCACGTTCAGCCGCTGGTTTCCCATGAACATCCGACGGAGATTGTGCTCATGGACTTGGGCCAGACCTTTATCGAGCCCTACTTCCTGGCCTTTGAGCTGATTTCCGTGATTCTGACCGTAGCCATGGCCGGAGCGGTGCTGCTGGCCTTTGAAAGGAGACAAGGCCAATGACGGCGCTTTCCATGTTTCAACTGGTCAGTTTGCTCTTGCTGGGTTTGGGCCTGCTCGGGGTGATCTGGCGGCGCAGCCTGGTGGGTATGCTCATCAGCGTGGAGCTGATGCTCAACGGCGCTGGACTGAGTATCGTCGCCTCGGGCCAGCTCACCGCCGCATCGGGCACGGTGGGGCATGCCGCGGCCCTGTTCGTCATGGGGCTGGCCGCGGCCGAGGCGGCTCTGGTTTTGGCGATTATTATTGTCGTGGCAAAGCGCTACGGCCACATTGAAAGCGCGCGCCTGCGCACCCTGCGAGGCTAAACCATGCCCGAGATATTGGTCAGCGCCAAAATTCTGCTTCCCCTGCTCATCACCCTGGTCGCGCCGTTCGCCATCTCCCTGACCCGTTCCAACCCCAATGCCAGGGAAGCCGTATCCTTCGCCGCGGGCATCCTGACGTTTATTACTGTCTTGACGTTTGTTCCGGACGTGTTGGACGGCAAGATCTGGACCTTCACCCTGTTCACTCTGATCCCTGGAGTCACCGTTAAATTCGGCGTGGACGGCCTGTCCCTGATCTTCGCCCTGGTGGCTTCGTTTCTCTGGATTTTGGCCACCAGCTACAACATCGGTTACATGCGCTCGCTTAACGAGCACGCCCAGACCCGCTACTACTTCTGCTTTGCCGTGGCTATTTTCGGAGCCCTGGGCGTGGCCTTCAGCGCGAACATCTTTACCCTCTACCTTTTTTACGAAATCATTACCCTGTTCACGTATCCTCTGGTCGCCCACCATCAGGACAAAGAATCATTTTCCGGGGCCCGCAAGTACCTGGTCTACCTGATGGGCACCTCCAAGCTGTTCCTGCTTCCGGCGATGATCATGACCTATGTTCTGGCCGGTAGCCTGGACTTCAATCTGACCGACGTGGTTCACGGCATCTTCCCGGCGGACGCCAACCCTGTCGCGGTGACCGTGACCTACGTCCTGTTCATCGCCGGACTGGCCAAGGCCGCGATCATGCCGCTGCATAACTGGCTGCCGTCGGCCATGGTCGCGCCTACACCGGTCTCGGCCTTGCTGCACGCCGTGGCCGTGGTCAAGGCCGGGGTGTTTTGCGTCTGTCGGATCATCCTCTCGGCCTTTGGCCTGGAAGCCATGGATGTCCTCTACCTGGGTATTCCCACGGCTTATCTGGCCGCATTCACCATTGTCGTGGCCTCGTGCATCGCCTTGACCAAGGATGACCTGAAAGCCCGACTGGCCTATTCCACGGTAAGTCAATTGTCCTATGTCATTCTCGGCGTGGCCCTGCTCACGCCCATGGCCGTGATGGGCGGCACGGTGCACATCGCCCACCACGCATTTGCCAAGATCACGCTGTTTTTCGGTGCCGGGGCGATCTACGTGGCCACCCACATCAAAAAAATCAGCATGCTTTCCGGCATGGGACGGCGGATGCCCTGGACCTTCGGGGCATTCTCCCTGGCAGCCCTGAGCATGATCGGCGCTCCCCCGGTATCCGGCTTCGTGACCAAGTGGTATCTGGCCAACGGAGCGTTGGATGCAGGGCAAATCGCCATTCTCATCGCCCTGCTGGCCAGCACGGTGCTCAACGCCAGCTATTTCGGTCCGATCATCTACAAGGCTTTTTTCGAGGCTCCGGCTCCGGGCATCCGCCTGGATGACTACAAAGAAGCCCCGTTGACCATGGTCGTGCCCCTGTGTCTGACCGCCTTGATCTCCATCTTTCTGGGCCTTTACCCGGATACGTTCATGAGCTTCATCAGACTGATGGGGCAGTTCTAGGAGTCGCCAATGCCAGAGCCATCCATTCATGAAAACACCCTGATTGCGACCCTGCGCGCCCAGTCCGGCAGGCTCAAGCTGCTCTTCTTGGTCATATTGGCCGTTCTGGTCGTATTGAACTTCTTCATCGGCCCGTACGATCCGCATGTGGCCTGGGAAGTCTTTCCGGGCTTCTGGGCCGGATTCGGCTTCGTTTTGGCCGTGGCCATGGCCTTTGTGATGAAACGCATCATTGCTCCGCTGATCGGCGCCCCCGAGGATATCCATGACTAATATTTTCGATGGGTTCTTCCACCCGACCATCGCCTTCTTCGGTCTGGCCCTGGTCCTGCTGTTCCTTGCCCGGACCAATGTCTCCTGGTGGCGCTGGCTGCTGCTCCTGCCCCCGGTCCTGGCCATTGTCGTCGCCTTCACCGTGGAGCCCTGCGACTACCTGCGCCTGCCCTACCTGGGTCTGGAACTGTCCCTGGGCCGGGTGGACGGCCTGGCGTTGCTCTTTGCCAACGTCTTTGCCATCCAGGCGTTGATCGGATTCATCTATGCATTCCATCTCAAGGAGATTCGCCACCATGTGGCCGCGGCGGTTTATGTCGGTGGGGCCTTTGGCTGTGTTTTTGCCGGGGACTACCTGACCCTGTTCATCTTCTGGGAAATCATGAGTGTGGCCTCGACCCTGCTGATCTGGTTCAATTCCAGGGACAATCCTCGGGCCGTGGGTGCGGGAATCCGCTATTTCGTGATTCATACCATCGGCGGGCTGTTGATGCTGGCCGGGATTCTGCTCCGTTATCAGGTCGTGGGCGACTTCACGTTCACCGGGATCATCCCCGCTGATGCCCAGTACTACGATTGGCTGATCATGCTCGGCTTTGGTGTCAACGCGGCTTTTGTCATCGCCCACGCCTGGCTGCCGGACGCCTATCCCGAGGCAACCATCCCCGGTGCGGTGTTCATGAGCGCCTTTACCACCAAGACCGCGGTCTACGTGCTGGCCCGGGGTTTTGCCGGATGGGAATTCCTGGCCTGGATGGGCGTGGCCATGGCTCTTTGGGGTGTTTTTTACGCGACCATGGAGAACAACGCCCGGCGCATTCTTTCCTACCACATCATGTCCCAGGTGGGGTACATGGTCGCGGGCATCGGCATCGGCACGGCCATGACCCTCAACGGCACCTGCGCCCATGCCTACGCCCACATCCTCTATAAGGGTTTGTTGTTCATGAGCGTGGGCGCGGTGCTCTATGCCGCGGGAACGGCGAAACTGAATGAGCTGGGCGGACTGGCCGGTCGGTTGCCCCTGGTCATGCTGGCCTACGTGGTCGCCGGACTGTCCATCTCCGGGATGCCCATTTTTAACGGTTTTGTCTCCAAGACCATGACCATCACCGGGGCCTTCAACGACCACCAGATTCTCCTGGGCATGCTGATGGAAGTGGCCGCGGTGGGCACGTTCCTCTCTGTGGGGTTGAAACTGCCCTACTTCGCTTTCTGGGGCGGCAAACCAACCTATGATAAGCCGCTCAAGCCCATTCCGGTGAACATGTATATCGCCATGGGCGCGGCGGCCTTCCTGTGCATTGCCCAGGGCCTGTACCCAGATCTCCTGTACCGCTTCCTGCCCTTTCCCGGCGCATATGACTTTCAGCCCTGGTCGGCCTGGAAGGTGCTGATGACTCTGCTGCTGCTGGGTTTCACCGGCCTGGGGTTCATGGTCATGCGCGGGGTGCTCAAGCCCCATGCCCAACGCAATCTGGACTTCGAAACCCTGTATATCTACCTGGGCCGCTCGTTCCTGGCTCTGGTCAGCCGGCCCCTGGCGAAGATCGACGCTTTTTGGAGCGAGGTCTACGAGCGAGTGGGACTGGTCGGGCTGCTGTTCCTGGGCAGAATTACCTCCTGGTTCGACAAGATGGGCATTGATTTTTTCCTGGACAACAGTGCGGCAGGAGCTCGGGACACCGGCGGCATCCTGACGACGGTTCAGAGCGGACGTCTCCAGGACTATCTGGCCCTGGCCGTCGCCTTGGCCGTGGGTATCGCCCTGTTGGTCTGGTACCTGTCCGCATAGACACGCTTTTCTGCATCTCATGACGTTTTCAAACCAAAGCAAGGTGCCGCGACATGATTGATACCGGGTTCCCCGTTCTCAGCGCCCTGATCTTTTTCCCTTTGTTGGCCGCGATCGGGCTGTTCTTCCTGCGTGACGAGCGCACCATCCGTCTGTACACCCTGGTCGTAGGTCTGATCGAGATGGGCCTGGCTGCCCCTCTGTTCCGGTTTGATCTCTCCACCGCGGAGTTTCAGTTTGTGGAGATCATGCCCTGGGTTCCGGCCTGGAACATGCATTATCATGTGGGCGTGGACGGGATCAGCATCTTGATGATCTTTCTGACCGTGCTGCTCTTGCCGCTGTGCGTGCTCTGTTCCTGGACGTACATCGGCAAACGGGTCAAGGAGTTCCATTTCTGCCTGCTTTTGATGATCGGAGCCTGCGTGGGCATCTTCTCGGCCCTGGACTTCGTTTTGTTCTATATTTTCTGGGAAGCCATGCTCATTCCCATGTTCCTGCTCATTGCAGTCTGGGGCGGGCCGAATAAGCGCTACGCATCGTTGAAATTCTTCATTTACACCCTGGCCGGCAGTACACTCTTCCTGGCAGCCATTGTGGCCTTTTTCGTGAATACCGGGACCTTCTCCATTCCGGAGCTGATGACCCACGAGTACTCTTTTCGATTCCAGTTCTGGACCTTCCTGGCCATGGCTTTGGCCTTTGCCATCAAGGTGCCGATGTTCCCGTTCCACACCTGGCTTCCGGCGGCCCACGTGGAAGCGCCCACCGCGGGCTCGGTGCTTCTGGCCTCCATTCTGCTCAAGATGGGTACCTACGGCTTCCTGCGCTTCTGCCTGCCCCTGACACCCGCGGCCAGCGAGTACTTCGCGCCGCTGATGATCACCATCTCCATCGTCTCTATTCTCTACGGCGGGGCCATTGCCCTGGGCCAGCGAGACATGAAGAAACTCATCGCCTACTCTTCCGTGGCCCACATGGGCTTTGTGACCTTGGGCATCTTTGTTTTCACCATGCGCGGAGTGGAGGGGGCGATCATGCAAATGATCAACCATGGGATCACAACCGGGGCGCTGTTCATGCTTGTTGGGGCTATTTATGAGCGCAGCCACAGCCGGGAAATCGCGGACAACATGGGGCTGGGCAAATATCTTCCGGCATACATGTTTTTTTTCGGTCTGTTTGCCATTGCTTCCTTCGGCTTTCCCGGAACCAACGGGTTTGTCTCCGAGGCCCTGGTGCTCATTGGTGTGTTCGAAGCCAGTTACCTTTTGGGCGCGTTGGCCATTCCCGGCGTGATGCTCGCAGCCGCCTACATGCTTCGCCTGGGCTTGAAGCTGGCCTGGGGCCAGCCATCCCAGGCTGCGACCTGGAAGGATCTGAACATCCGGGAGTGGGTCTACCTGGCCCCGCTGGCGGTCTTGGTGCTGTATCTTGGTCTGATGCCCACCCTGGCGCTGAAAACCATCAACCCCTCGGTGGTCCACCTCCTGAACCAGTACGAATCGCGCAAGGCCTTGCACCTGGAATCCTCCTTGCAGCCGGAACCACCAGTGCAGTCCATCCAACTTTCCGCAACACGAGGTACTGACCAGTGATCTTCCAAATAGAGCTGTTCATCCCGGAACTGTACCTGTTGGCCCTGATCGGCGGGCTATTCGTCCTGACCGTGGGGCCTCAGTCCTGGTGGCGCTTCCTACGGTACCTGCCCCTTGCGGCTGGAGTGGGTATCGGCGTGGCGGCGCTGTCTTTCCAATTTTCCGGGCTGATGCTTTACGGGGCCTATCAGGTTGACGGGCTGTCCCAGTTTTTCAAGCTGGCCATCTTCCTGGGCCTGGCCGTGACCTGCCTGAACGCCTTGAATCAGCCGACGCTGTCCGAGGAAAAGCGGCCGGACTACTTTCTGTTTCTTTGCCTCAGCGCCCTGGGGCTGATGCTGCTTTCCAGCGCCGTGGAACTGGTGACCATCTTCCTCGCCTTGGAGTTGGCCTCCTACAGTCTTTACGCCCTGATCCCCCTG from Desulfonatronum thioautotrophicum carries:
- a CDS encoding complex I subunit 4 family protein — protein: MIDTGFPVLSALIFFPLLAAIGLFFLRDERTIRLYTLVVGLIEMGLAAPLFRFDLSTAEFQFVEIMPWVPAWNMHYHVGVDGISILMIFLTVLLLPLCVLCSWTYIGKRVKEFHFCLLLMIGACVGIFSALDFVLFYIFWEAMLIPMFLLIAVWGGPNKRYASLKFFIYTLAGSTLFLAAIVAFFVNTGTFSIPELMTHEYSFRFQFWTFLAMALAFAIKVPMFPFHTWLPAAHVEAPTAGSVLLASILLKMGTYGFLRFCLPLTPAASEYFAPLMITISIVSILYGGAIALGQRDMKKLIAYSSVAHMGFVTLGIFVFTMRGVEGAIMQMINHGITTGALFMLVGAIYERSHSREIADNMGLGKYLPAYMFFFGLFAIASFGFPGTNGFVSEALVLIGVFEASYLLGALAIPGVMLAAAYMLRLGLKLAWGQPSQAATWKDLNIREWVYLAPLAVLVLYLGLMPTLALKTINPSVVHLLNQYESRKALHLESSLQPEPPVQSIQLSATRGTDQ